A window of Desulfovibrio desulfuricans DSM 642 contains these coding sequences:
- a CDS encoding integrase core domain-containing protein, translated as RLPQRIKVDNGPEFSGNALDTWAFEHGVQIEFTRPGKPTDNGHIESFNGKFRDECLNQNVFLSLHDARRTVEAWRQDYNQRRPHSSLGWLTPEEFRAKNITCNPLGTTNLQVVYAVG; from the coding sequence CGGCTGCCGCAACGTATCAAGGTTGATAACGGGCCAGAATTTAGCGGTAACGCCCTGGATACCTGGGCTTTTGAACACGGCGTGCAGATAGAGTTCACTCGTCCAGGGAAGCCCACAGATAATGGACACATTGAAAGCTTTAACGGAAAATTCCGAGATGAGTGCTTAAATCAGAACGTGTTTCTGTCCCTGCACGATGCCCGCAGAACAGTCGAAGCCTGGCGGCAGGATTACAACCAGCGGCGACCGCACAGTTCCTTAGGCTGGCTGACACCGGAAGAATTTCGGGCAAAGAATATAACCTGCAACCCATTGGGAACCACTAACTTACAAGTGGTATACGCAGTGGGGTAA